The window GTTGCTCAGACCTGTTTTCTGAAAGCACATGCCATTGCAATCTGAATTGAAATATATGGTATTTACACCTGAGGTGTGGGGATTATTAGTTTAGTTTTCTTGTAAAAGCAGTGATTCATGGGCTGAAGAATTTGAGTTTCAAGAACGTTTTGCAATTTGTGAGAAATGTAGTATAGATGGCAGCTTTGCAACTTGAAATTCGTTTCTTATGTGTTGCATTTAAATCACCATTTGTTATATGAAGATAACAAGCTTAAATCCTTCTTAGGGGAAGGTGCCTTTCCTTTTCTCCAATGTCTAAAAAATTGCTTCTGCTGATCTTTGAAGCCAGACCTGAAAGCATTAGTTGAGAACATAAAAGCTGACCTTCGAGGAATGGGGAAGGCAAATGGACTCTCTCATTTTGGTGCTAATGGTATACttcagcagaaagaaaaaaagcaggagTTAGAAAGATAAACGTTCTTCCTCTGACTAAGGAGAAAAGTGTAACCCTAAGATGTGGGgcattggttctcaaacttttattttcagaataaaaatttccttGCGCCACGCCAAATATTtgttgataagaaatacattggaaagcaaaaataaacaattcctagcagtgtttgatttataacacagaacacaactactttataatgtGATCATAGGACATCCAGAAagtttaaaacaatgcagctacctAAGAACATTGaaacaccctttgagaaccactggggtAGGCAGGGTGTGCAGATTTTTAACCCACGTATGTACTTATTTTGTTCACAAAAATAGTTTTCTGATGCTCTGGAGTTTTGAGCATAATATATTTCTTTGTCCTATTTCCTCTAGTGTATGGTGTGAGCTTCATCTTGCATCATTTAAAATCTCAACACTGCCTATCAGTTAGCTTCTGCAAACTGCCATATTAATTGGCCCAACAATGGAAATAAACAGGCTAAGCAAAAAATGATACTGGAAGCAAATGCTGTTTCCATGCACATGCAAAATGTAGTTCATAATACTGAACCAACTGTTAATTGGAGCTGTGTCTATGAAATTATGTAGACAATATTCTTGCAAACGGATTTGGGTCCATGTGCATTTTTCCTACCTATGATGCATCCTTTCTAGCTTAATTAAATTGGCTCAGAAATTTTACCTGTGGTATGATTCTGTAACATTTAATCAATTGATTATTTGCttaaactggaaaaataagaggaGATATGGACTCAACAAACTGAAGAATTGtgtacatattttaaaactgTACTTACCTTTTGATCCTGCAACTTGCACAACCCACGAGGATATCTTGCAATACTGTTCATGTAGTTTTCAGCCTTTTGCCACTCTTCATTCCACTTTTGGACCGTGTACTGAGGTTTGCAATTCATAATTCTTTCCAGGATGGCCTGATTCTCCTGGCTTACTTTTAGAAATTCTCGTTCTCGTCTTTCTCTGTTTAAGCTAAAGTGGGGAGGGTATTATATACTGTTGAAATAAAGATTCTATTCATAGCGTGGAGGGGAAATACACCTATAGATATTATTGGCAGCTACAATGCTTCATGTGCAGAAAAAAACGAAGATTGGTTCAGTCGAAAATACACAGACAtaaatactacacacacacacacacagtacagtacagtactaaTATATTATGAGCAGCATATTATGGTTTGCCTTACCAAACCAATTTATAATAAGTAATTGAGTATATGTTTTATAAGAAAGATAGCATATATAGTACAATTTTTTCCACTACTGCTTGTGTCCCAGATGTTTGATATGAGATTGTTCCTTGCCTTAGGGAAATCTCTGGACAGCCAGCAACCAGCTCTGTGCCTATCCACAGTTGATTCCTTCCCTGAATCATATAGATATTGTGACACATCCCAATCATCACTTGAAATATGTTATTGGTTAATACACTTTTGTACTATTGGAGGTCTCAACAGGGAAAGATCCAAAAtctcagtttatttttattttttaactgtttacaaatTTTAACTGTTTATAAATTTTGTGCACATGTAGGAGACCCTATGGATAGTATTAGGCTAGAACAACTTCTGTATTAGTCCCAGGTTAGTACTGAATCTAACCACCCCTTCGTTGATTCCCCTTCTCTACCAATACTTTTACCATCCTgctctgtttttggactatgcacattttttaaaaacacacctttGTGGTTttacaagttgttttttttaaagcttcgtAAAATGCTTACTGTCACTTTCTAACATTTTCTATGTTTGAAGACCCCTTCCTTTGGATGATTAAATTgtcaaaactcccccccccaaaggaatgGCAGCTGAAGTGGCCTTTACACAAACATTTGAAAGAAGGCATGCCTGTAAAACAGCCCTGAGCTTCTTGTTATTATACAGGTCATTAAAGGGTAAGTTATTAAGCGCCATGGTCAATGCTGTTAATGTAACTGGATAGCCTTATACCAGTTTGATTACAAGCCGTACCTTTTGGCCTCATACTCGTTTTTGTTGTCAATTCTTCCTTTGGTCCTCATGATACAAGACATCTTCTCTAGCAGCAAACAGTTCTCCCTCTCAATGATTGACAGGCGGTCCTTCTCCAGCTGAAAAGACAGGGGGATAATTAGGGAAACGAATTATGTTCCATACGTCCTCACTAACCAAGGACAGCTACAGCATTTGATTTCCCCACTCCCTTCATGCTTTTAATTTTGCATGCTGTGGAATATGACAGTAGAAATGCTATATTTCAGGATGAAATTCAAAAGTAGATGAGATCTGTACACACTTAGAACTTACTGAAATCGAGTCTTAAGTAATGCAGAAAACTTTTAAAGTTATCTGGGTTAATGAGGGGGagggaaaataaaaattgcatttttaaatcataccaaagacccatctgtggcgatcacccaaacttaggaatggcatagaaggagttaaaaggaataaccagtaagaacctttaggggcggagttatgtgggctatataaacccctcccgggggggggggaaggaagggggtcttttgGGTCTTGTCTTTGGGTcttgtcttttgtcagggtcttggTTTTTGTCTTGGgcttgggggcttgttgtgggtattgagaggttggaaggagggtggcaagggaaggagtaggaacaggggtgggagaaaacgttgggcactgttgttaacaagaacacaaccaagaaagaactatttattcagaaaccacatgcttatgtaccaaacttcaaataaaacagttttgttccaatattctccttgactgaactgagtgaagtaaataccagacagactggttggtggcagcggttaattaacaaagtggtgagcgcaggtatcaacggaccgttaaatgtctgggggacctgtgcaggttgagtgAACCGCCACACCATCTCATTCATTATCCTGCTTCCAACAGTAGTCAGTGTATGCACAACTGTTATCTAGAGTCcctcgggttgttgttttttactcagGCCTTTGGTAGTTAAGTTAGTCTATAGTGTGTTTCTCATCTTTTAATGGGGTGTCCTTATTGTGTTGTTCTATGAGCATTGTAGGAACTTTGTATTGTACATTCTTTTAAAGATTCTGGTTTTGAATTCATTTTACCTGTTCATATTTTATCTTATGTCACTCTGAGACCCTTTTttgtataaaacaacaacaacaataaacttcATTAAAAACTAAAAGCAGCAACATACCTTAAGTTTTCTTAACTTCAAATGGAGATGTCCATATGTTCGAGGAGTAGAGGTGTCCACCACAGGTTTGGTAGTCTGAATctgcattggaaaacaaaacgCTCCTGGTTGTTAGTCTTTAAATGTGCCTATAGAATAGAAGGGAATTTCTTTAGTGATTTATGCGGCAAAGCCATTGTACACTATGCCCTCTCCCTAATCTTTGCTGATTGATTCTGTTATGACAGACCCCATAAGATGCACATAAGAAcagcttgctgaatcaggccaatgacccatctagtccagcatcctgttctcacagtggccaaccagatgtctgtagaaaaacccagaagcagaacctgagcacaagagcactctctcttcttatgttttccagcattcagaagcattactgtggaggcagagcatagcagaCATGGCCATCGATAGCCATTTctccagtcctctttcaaagccacccaattGGTGGCCatgccatcactgtctcctgtggaagcaagttccatagtttaactatgtgctctgTGAattctttcttttacctgtcccgaatcttacaacattcagcttctttggcgGTCCATGAGTtgctagtgttatgagaggggtAGAAAAATGCCAAGTCCTACTTAACCATCTAGTCAGTAGGTGGGGGGGAATGTGTAGAAATTATAAACGATAGTGCagtgccaaaaacaaacaaacagaaagattAACACAAATAAATGATAGCACCAGAGCAACCATATTTGACTACCCAGGGACCAGCATTCACCTCTGAAAAAAGAGGGAGATATTATTATCTAAATgcaaaagccatccaaattgagCAAAGGAAAAGCCCTAAATCAAAAAGGTTAATTTTCACCTTGAGTGACAAACTCAATGACATATTTCCTTCTGTTTATATCAGTTtacagcatacacacacacacgcacacgcacacatacaAAGAGTGATATCCAAtgagttcattgatttcagtgggtctgctctgagtatgaca of the Lacerta agilis isolate rLacAgi1 chromosome 4, rLacAgi1.pri, whole genome shotgun sequence genome contains:
- the CFAP97D2 gene encoding uncharacterized protein CFAP97D2 — protein: MHRSYQPILPCGNKYLQQKWDKATYEEHKRKIQTTKPVVDTSTPRTYGHLHLKLRKLKLEKDRLSIIERENCLLLEKMSCIMRTKGRIDNKNEYEAKSLNRERREREFLKVSQENQAILERIMNCKPQYTVQKWNEEWQKAENYMNSIARYPRGLCKLQDQKELKLKKTTAERDRKKKRDLKDRCVTNKAEEPEEEDLIHQIKKPSNDHQRENPVEKV